A window from Gorilla gorilla gorilla isolate KB3781 chromosome 21, NHGRI_mGorGor1-v2.1_pri, whole genome shotgun sequence encodes these proteins:
- the LOC101147724 gene encoding LOW QUALITY PROTEIN: cystatin-9-like (The sequence of the model RefSeq protein was modified relative to this genomic sequence to represent the inferred CDS: substituted 1 base at 1 genomic stop codon): protein MLGLPWKGGLPWALLLLLLGFQILLIYAWHFHEQRDCDEHNVMARYLPATVEFAVHTFNQQSKDYYAYRLVHIXNSWKEQVESKTVFSMELLLGRTRCGKLEDDTDNCPFQESTELNDTFTCFFTISTRPWMTQFSLLNKTCLEGFH, encoded by the exons ATGCTGGGCCTGCCGTGGAAGGGAGGTCTGCCCTGGgcgctgctgctgcttctcttagGCTTCCAGATCCTGCTGATCTATGCCTGGCATTTCCACGAGCAAAGGGACTGTGACGAACACAATGTCATGGCTCGTTACCTCCCTGCCACAGTGGAGTTTGCTGTCCACACATTCAACCAACAGAGCAAGGACTACTATGCCTACAGACTGGTGCACATCTAGAATTCCTGGAAGGAGCAG GTGGAGTCCAAAACTGTATTCTCAATGGAGCTACTGCTGGGGAGAACTAGGTGTGGGAAATTGGAAGACGACACTGACAACTGCCCTTTCCAAGAAAGCACAGAGCTGAACGAT ACTTTCACCTGCTTCTTCACCATCAGCACCAGGCCCTGGATGACTCAGTTCAGCCTCCTGAACAAGACCTGCTTGGAGGGATTCCACTGA